The Gasterosteus aculeatus chromosome 17, fGasAcu3.hap1.1, whole genome shotgun sequence genome includes a window with the following:
- the ubap2a gene encoding ubiquitin-associated protein 2a isoform X7, which produces MMSSLGGDKARGPREKALPAATQTSQHQKQIQATAEQIRLAQVIYDKNDADFEDKVNQLMEVTGKNQDECMVALHDSNEDVSRAINFLLESTSDMTSWETVGKKKPLVKEGPSDSKENKENREKKGEREASKGRAAANRKGRGASRSRPARPEENGVEVTPVDRGSDRGRRARGGSRGSGGRGRGRGPPGSRFSAQGMGLFNPADYTSEAGSGSTQTEVWDTSANHITEGTVPWRGPLEDWVSEDWSEDVGLSETKVFTSSCAPDAENHITPGQSLDLVSLLQKPVVGGREPPSSSSTQSLIFTNSHHHQPPQQQLPPSRSATSSTSYAHAALSSVLGAGFGDLAQAKRPQPSAGAQILEQLKGPGLGPLPSSQAAPPASTQGSNTSICRLPGLGAPAPPPSSSSWDIKASESNTTTLSSQFSREFGLQPEPSLVLSQLVQRHTGPSLPLARQPSPPSQEQAAAASALPAAHHVSSPAQGGPGMASAGAKPPAPGAGLDPQGGSTQQQQQRAQLKGLKRRIPPSSKIPSTAVEMPGSADVPGLNLQFGALDFGSESALPEFGVVDNCAMAASRESTAAPAPGPGTQSQTSLYSKPLSESLGSPLSVALPLPLSSPEPVYHSSVPMASLAPSSLGTASTSNPPSCSSTASTTSPSVPSSSSHYNTVGGSYDGTMPPHTRLAFSQSKEAAGPVMNGLNGVRTSAALDTSSASSTPKPDSPSLNISSNGASAPSSHLQSLPAHSSGTLSSLAQDLPSASQLNSLNSHVSNHSSLSALGSNSLAYTSVDSSSSHASSTGPYMSSQHAALHLTHNSSHSSSGISHLANMPNMGNSLSGTGGGIVGASVLHSAAIAASSALGHGSNGAAATSNLSAPRTTTLLSSATGKAPPNLSQGVPPLLPNQYIMGPGGLLPAYPQIYGYEDLHMLQSRLPMPSLQDYYGITFPGPTATLSGRDGSLANNPYTGEVTKFGRNDSTSPAPPTSLAAVQAAQGQSQGQNQAQPQPPQAQPQPQGQPQHHSNQQAFLPPGYSYTGLPYYPGVPGAVPSAAAFQYGHTMFVPPGGPGPASAKQHSMGLGLGNPSASPFQQQTQQQPSGYGQHAFSSGYEELTAGPAGVDYSKGYNSSSQAQAKSSVSGPGKGVSVTSSNSGVPDISGSVYNKTQSFDKGFHAGTPPPFSLPSALGGPGPLNPGAAPGGYAPPPFLHILPHQQPHSQLLHHHLAQDGQGGPSQRGQSSSLQQKSQVNKSSYGSSPYWAN; this is translated from the exons GAGCACCTCGGACATG ACCTCATGGGAGACGGTAGGGAAGAAGAAGCCCCTGGTGAAGGAGGGTCCATCAGACAGCAAGGAGAACAAGGAAAacagggagaagaaaggagagagggaggccagcAAGGGCCGCGCAGCGGCCAACCGCAAGGGCAGGGGCGCCAGTCGCAGTAGGCCGG CGCGCCCAGAGGAGAACGGAGTGGAGGTGACGCCAGTAGACCGAGGCTCAGATCGAGGTCGCAGGGCCAGAGGTGGGAGCCGAG GTTCTGGAGGTCgaggcagaggcagaggaccaCCAGGGAGCCGGTTCTCAGCCCAGGGCATGGG CCTCTTCAATCCAGCGGACTATACCTCAGAGGCCGGGTCAGGGAGCACACAGACAGAGGTGTGGGACACGTCGGCCAACCATATCACAGAAGGGACAG TTCCCTGGAGGGGCCCCTTGGAAGACTGGGTGTCTGAGGACTGGAGTGAGGACGTTGGT CTCTCGGAGACCAAAGTGTTCACCTCCTCGTGTGCACCTGACGCTGAGAACCACATCACACCTGGGCAGAG TCTGGACCTcgtctctctgctgcagaaGCCTGTAGTTGGAGGGAGAGagccaccttcctcctcctccactcagaGTCTGATCTTCACTaactcccaccaccaccagccacCGCAACAGCAGCTGCCCCCCAGTCGCAGCGCCACCAGTAGCACTAGCTATGCTCATGCtgctctg TCGTCAGTTCTGGGAGCTGGTTTTGGGGACTTGGCGCAGGCTAAAAGGCCTCAGCCCAGCGCTGGAGCTCAGATACTGGAACAGCTGAAGGGCCCCGGCCTGGGTCCGCTGCCTTCATCCCAGGCCGCGCCTCCCGCCAGCACCCAAGGCAGCAACACTTCCATTTGCCGACTGCCAGGCCTGGGAGCCCCTGCACCCCCGCCCTCCTCATCTAGCTGGGACATAAAGGCTTCGGAATCCAACACCACCACGCTGTCCTCGCAGTTCAGCC GTGAGTTTGGCCTGCAGCCGGAGCCTTCTCTGGTGCTGAGCCAGCTGGTTCAGAGGCACACCGGCCCGTCCCTGCCACTGGCACGTCAGCCCAGTCCTCCATCGCAGGAGCAAGCGGCCGCTGCTTCAGCCCTGCCCGCCGCCCACCACGTCAGCTCGCCGGCACAGGGCGGTCCGGGGATGGCTTCTGCCGGTGCTAAACCTCCTGCCCCCGGCGCAGGGCTGGACCCTCAGGGTGGCAgtacacaacagcagcagcaacgggCACAGCTCAAAGGCCTGAAACGAAGGATACCTCCCTCATCGAAG ATCCCCTCCACGGCGGTAGAGATGCCGGGCTCAGCTGACGTCCCTGGGTTGAACCTCCAGTTTGGAGCTCTGGACTTCGGCTCGGAGTCAGCGTTGCCGGAGTTTGGGGTTGTTGACAATTGTGCAATGGCAGCATCCAGGGAGTCCACAGCGGCCCCCGCACCGGGACCAGGGACACAGAGCCAAACCAGCCTGTATTCCAAACCCCTCAG TGAGTCTTTGGGCAGCCCTCTCTCCGTGGCCCTCCCACTGCCTCTCTCCTCACCGGAGCCGGTGTATCACTCCTCGGTGCCGATGGCCAGCCTCGCTCCGTCCTCATTAGGGACCGCCAGCACCTCCAACCCACCCTCATGTTCTTCAACAGCTtccaccacctccccctctgtaccctcctcctcctctcactacAACACAGTGGGGGGAAGTTACGATGGGACCATGCCCCCTCACACACGACTGGCCTTTTCCCAGAGTAAAGAGGCCGCAGGACCAGTCATG AATGGTCTGAATGGTGTAAGGACCTCTGCTGCTCTAGACA CCTCATCAGCGTCCTCTACCCCGAAGCCGGATTCGCCGTCTTTGAACATCAGCAGCAATGGCGCCTCGGCACCCTCTTCCCACTTACAATCCCTGCCTGCACACAGCTCCGGCACGCTCTCCAGCCTGGCCCAGGACCTGCCCTCAGCCAGCCAACTCAACTCTCTCAACAG tcaTGTCAGCAATCATTCCTCGTTGTCAGCTCTGGGCTCCAACTCTCTCGCT TACACCAGTgtggacagcagcagctcccacGCCTCTTCCACGGGTCCCTACATGTCATCGCAGCACGCGGCACTCCACTTGACCCACAACAGCAGCCACAGTAGCAGCGGCATCAGCCACCTGGCCAACATGCCCAACATGGGCAACAGCTTGAGCGGCACAGGCGGAGGCATCGTCGGCGCCAGTGTGCTTCACTCTGCTGCCATTGCCGCCAGCTCGGCGCTGGGACATGGCTCCAATGGAGCTGCCGCCACGTCCAACCTCTCTGCACCGAGGACCACCACCCTGCTCTCCTCTGCCACTG GTAAAGCTCCTCCTAATTTATCCCAGGGAGtgcctcctctgctgcccaaCCAGTATATCATGGGCCCGGGGGGGCTGCTGCCAGCATACCCA CAGATCTACGGTTACGAAGACCTCCACATGCTACAGTCCAGACTGCCAATG CCCTCTTTGCAGGATTACTACGGAATCACATTCCCTGGCCCCACAGCGACACTCTCTGGCAGAGACGGGAGCCTAGCCAACAACCCCTACACCG GTGAAGTCACAAAGTTTGGCAGAAATGACTCCACCTCGCCGGCGCCCCCAACGAGCCTGGCGGCTGTGCAGGCTGCCCAGGGCCAGAGCCAGGGCCAGAACCAGGCCCAGCCGCAGCCTCCCCAGGCCCAGCCACAGCCCCAGGGCCAGCCGCAACACCACAGCAATCAGCAGGCCTTTCTGCCTCCAGGATACAGCTACACGGGCCTGCCTTACTACCCTGGGGTGCCTGGTGCCGTACCCAGTGCTGCTGCCTTCCAGTACGGCCACACCATGTTCGTTCCCCCCGGGGGCCCGGGACCGGCCTCGGCCAAGCAGCACAGCATGGGCCTGGGTCTGGGGAACCCCTCGGCGAGCCCCTTCCAGCAGCAGACACAGCAGCAGCCCAGTGGCTACGGCCAGCACGCCTTCAGTTCAG GATATGAGGAGCTGACCGCGGGGCCAGCAGGAGTGGACTACAGTAAAGGATACAACTCCTCCTCACAGGCACAAGCCAAATCTTCTGTTTCTGGGCCCGGGAAAG GCGTCTCTGTGACTTCCAGTAACTCCGGTGTGCCAGACATCAGTGGAAGTGTTTACAATAAGACCCAG TCTTTTGATAAGGGTTTTCATGCGGGGACGCCTCCTCCCTTCAGTCTGCCATCAGCACTGGGGGGTCCGGGGCCTCTAAACCCCGGAGCAGCACCTGGGGGCTATGCGccgccccccttcctccacATCCTGCCTCACCAGCAACCACACTCGCAGCTGTTGCACCACCATCTAGCTCAGGATGGACAG GGTGGTCCGAGCCAGCGCGGCCAGTCCAGCAGCCTGCAGCAGAAGAGCCAAGTCAACAAGTCGAGCTACGGCAGCTCCCCCTACTGGGCCAACTGA